A part of Aegilops tauschii subsp. strangulata cultivar AL8/78 chromosome 2, Aet v6.0, whole genome shotgun sequence genomic DNA contains:
- the LOC141041532 gene encoding peroxidase 2-like, translating into MAHSSLSTVLLLCLAMAASAQLSPTFYQTSCPNALSTIKAAVTAAVNKENRMGASLLRLHFHDCFVQGCDASVLLSGMEQNAFPNVMSLRGFEVIDNIKAKLETMCKQTVSCADILTVAARDSVVALGGPSWTVPLGRRDSTNANEAAANSDLPPPFFDLVNLTQSFGDKGFTVTDMVALSGAHTIGQAQCQNFRDRLYNETNINSGFATSLKANCPQPTGSGDRNLANLDVSTPYSFDNAYYSNLKSQKGLLHSDQVLFTGTGGGTDNTVNNFASNPAAFSSAFASAMVKMGNLSPLTGSQGQVRLSCSKVN; encoded by the exons ATGGCCCATTCGTCTCTATCAACCGTGTTGCTCTTGTGCCTGGCCATGGCGGCGTCGGCGCAGTTGTCGCCGACGTTCTACCAAACGTCGTGCCCGAACGCTCTGTCCACTATCAAGGCCGCCGTGACGGCTGCCGTCAACAAGGAGAACCGCATGGGCGCGTCGCTGCTCCGGCTGCACTTCCACGACTGCTTCGTCCAA GGTTGTGACGCGTCTGTTCTGCTGTCTGGCATGGAACAAAACGCTTTCCCGAACGTGATGTCGCTGCGAGGCTTCGAAGTCATCGACAACATCAAGGCAAAGCTCGAGACCATGTGCAAGCAGACCGTCTCCTGCGCCGACATCCTCACCGTCGCTGCCCGCGACTCTGTCGTCGCC TTAGGAGGGCCTTCGTGGACGGTTCCTCTTGGAAGGAGGGACTCCACCAATGCAAACGAAGCCGCGGCAAACTCCGACCTACCTCCCCCATTCTTCGACCTCGTTAACCTCACCCAATCCTTCGGCGACAAAGGCTTCACCGTGACCGACATGGTCGCCCTCTCGGGCGCCCACACCATCGGGCAGGCTCAGTGCCAGAACTTCAGGGACAGACTCTACAACGAGACCAACATCAACTCCGGCTTCGCGACGTCGCTCAAGGCCAACTGCCCCCAGCCGACTGGCTCCGGCGACCGCAACCTGGCCAATCTGGACGTGTCGACCCCGTACTCCTTCGACAACGCCTACTACAGCAACCTCAAGTCCCAGAAGGGTCTCCTGCACTCCGACCAGGTGCTCTTCACCGGCACCGGCGGCGGCACCGACAACACGGTCAACAACTTCGCAAGCAACCCAGCGGCGTTCAGCAGCGCCTTCGCCTCAGCCATGGTGAAGATGGGGAACCTCAGCCCATTGACTGGCTCTCAGGGGCAGGTCAGGCTCAGCTGCTCAAAGGTGAATTAA
- the LOC109765360 gene encoding peroxidase 2, protein MAMAMASSLSVLLLLCLAAPSSAQLSPRFYARSCPRAQAIIRRGVAAAVRSERRMGASLLRLHFHDCFVQGCDASILLSDTATFTGEQGAGPNAGSIRGMNVIDNIKAQVEAVCTQTVSCADILAVAARDSVVALGGPSWTVPLGRRDSTTASLSLANSDLPPPSFDVANLTANFAAKGLSVTDMVALSGAHTIGQAQCQNFRDRLYNETNIDTAFATSLRANCPRPTGSGDSSLAPLDTTTPNAFDNAYYRNLMSQKGLLHSDQVLINDGRTAGLVRTYSSASAQFNRDFRAAMVSMGNISPLTGTQGQVRLSCSRVN, encoded by the exons ATGGCAATGGCAATGGCCTCTTCTCTGTCGGTGCTGTTGCTCCTGTGCCTGGCGGCACCGTCCTCGGCGCAGCTTTCGCCTAGGTTCTACGCTAGGTCGTGCCCGAGGGCGCAGGCcatcatcaggaggggtgtggcggcCGCCGTGAGGAGTGAGCGCCGCATGGGAGCGTCGCTGCTCCGGCTGCATTTCCACGACTGCTTTGTCCAA GGCTGCGACGCGTCCATACTGCTGAGCGACACGGCCACCTTCACCGGCGAGCAGGGGGCAGGTCCGAACGCCGGCTCCATTCGAGGCATGAACGTCATCGACAACATCAAGGCGCAGGTCGAGGCCGTGTGCACGCAGACTGTCTCCTGCGCCGACATCCTCGCCGTCGCGGCCCGAGACTCAGTCGTCGCC CTGGGAGGGCCTTCGTGGACCGTTCCTCTGGGGAGGAGGGACTCGACGACGGCGAGCTTGTCGCTGGCCAACAGcgacctgccgccgccgtccTTCGACGTGGCCAACCTCACTGCCAACTTTGCCGCCAAGGGGCTCAGCGTGACGGACATGGTCGCCCTCTCTGGCGCGCACACCATCGGGCAGGCGCAGTGCCAGAACTTCCGGGACAGGCTCTACAACGAGACCAACATCGATACGGCCTTCGCAACATCTCTCAGGGCCAACTGCCCACGGCCGACCGGGTCCGGCGACAGCAGCCTGGCACCGCTGGACACGACGACGCCCAACGCGTTCGACAACGCATACTACCGCAACCTGATGTCACAGAAGGGGCTCCTGCACTCCGACCAGGTTCTGATCAACGACGGACGCACCGCGGGACTTGTCCGGACATACTCGTCGGCGTCGGCGCAGTTCAACAGGGACTTCAGGGCGGCCATGGTGAGCATGGGGAACATCAGCCCGCTCACCGGGACGCAGGGGCAGGTCAGGCTCAGCTGCTCCAGGGTGAACTAA